The Yersinia entomophaga nucleotide sequence GTGGCTTTAAACGCCGAACTGATTGATTCTCAGGTAGAACAGTTGGTTGCATTGGCTGAAAGCTGTGGCGTGAACTACGACGGTTGGGGAACTTATTATGAAGACCCGAACGGTGAAGATGACGAAGACGGCGAGTACGATGACGAAGAACTGATTGATGAAGATGACGACGGTAAACGTCATTAATCTGCCGCTTTGAGTTTTATCTAATAAACCCGCGCTGTTGATAGCGCGGGTTTTTTTATTCTATGAATAAGTGACTTAATTACATTAAATCGAGAGACTACAACATTTTCAACATAGTCACTTCGCAATCCACATGACCAGTCGCACCCATTGGCCCGTCGATGTGTTCGAAGCCTAATTTTTCATATAAGGCGACGGCGCTGGTCAGGCTGGCGGTTGTTTCCAGATAACAGCGGCTAAAATCATGCTGACGAGCAAATTCCAGCGCCTGTAATGCCAGTTGTTTCGCCAGACCTTTCCCACGTAGAACCGGCAAGAAATACATTTTTTGCAATTCGCAAACATCGGCTTCGCCACATGACAAAGGCGCTACGCCACCGCCACCGGCAATACGGCCATCGACCTCGATAACCCAATAAGCGCTACGTGGTTGGCTATATAGCTCATGCAAATGCTCCAGATTTGGATCGGAGACGGTATAACCTTTATCCGCCGTCAGGCCGAATTCGGCAGAAACATCGCGGATAACGTTGGCAATGGCAAGGTTGTCTTCTGCCACGATAGGACGAACCAGAAGTCGCAAGGGAGTGGCTGTGGTCATGGCATAGTTACTCAGCAAAAATAGGTGGAAAGGCGTGCTCTGAGGACAGGTGCCCAGCAGTGTGTACTGACCAGCGAGTCTGTAGTGCTCTGTAATACCATCGAATACCGCAGTAATGCAACTATGCCCTTCGTACTTGGCGCTGCAGGGGTGTTGGCTGCGTCCACTCACCCGAATCACTTACTGATGTAAGCTCATCGGGATTCGTTCACTGGCCGCCTACCTGCAACCCCAATTACTTGGGCATAAACGTTATATATTGGGCGCTGAAGGGGTGTTGGCTGCGTCCACTCACCCGAATCACTTACTGATGTAAGCTCATCGGGATTCGTTCACTGGCCGCCTACCTGCAACCCCAATTACTTGGGCATAAACGTTATATATTGGGCGCTGCAGGGGTGTTGGCTGCGTCCACTCACCCGAATCACTTACTGATGTAAGCTCATCGGGATTCGTTCACTGGCCGCCTACCTGCAACCCCAATTACTTGGGTATAAACGTTATATATTGGGCGCTGCAGGGGTGTTGGCTGCGTCCACTCACCCGAATCACTTACTGATGTAAGCTCATCGGGATTCGTTCACTGGCCGCCTACCTGCAACCCCAATTACTCGGGCATAAACGTTATATATTGGGCATAGAGATTTATAACGAATGGCATAGAAGTATTCGCTGTTTTCACTATAAAACTAAAGCCGCAGGGATGAGCTGCGGCTTCAGATTTTTGGGATATAAATATCCCGCAGTTCAAGCTGGGTGAAGCTCAGACTACTTTACAGCGCCGCGATAGTGGCCTGCTGCTCAATCAGTTTTACTTTCGCTTCGGCACAGGCAGCCAGTCTCTCACGCTCTTTAGCAACAACGGCTTCTGGCGCTCGTGCCACAAAACCTTCGTTACCCAGTTTGCTTTCGATACGCTCGATTTCAACATCAAGCTTGGCCACTTCTTTTGCCAGACGGTCCAGCTCTACGGCTTTGTCGATCAGACCGGCCATTGGAATCAGCACTTCTGCGCCTTCAACCAGCTTAGTCACGGACAATGGCCCTTTATCCCCTTCAGGTAACAGGGTGATAGAGGAAAGACGCGCCAACGACTGGATAAAGCTCTGGTTTTCCAGCACTCGGCGCTGAGCTTCAGCGCTGGCGCCGCGTAGCAACACTTCCAGTGGTTTACCCGGAGAAATATTCATTTCTGCACGAATATTACGCACCGCAATAATGGTCTGCTTGATCCATTCCAAATCGCTCAGGGCTTTTTCATCAACCTGGCTGGCGTCATATTCTGGGAAAGGTTGCAGCATAATGGTGTCTGCGGTAATGCCCTTCAGCGTTTTCACGCGTTGCCAGATGGTTTCCGTGATGTAAGGAATGATTGGATGCGCCAGACGCAGCAGAGCTTCCAGCACGTTAATTAGCGTGTTACGCGTGCCGCGCAGCTCCGCCTCAGAACCGTTGCTCATTACCGGTTTGGTCAGTTCCAGATACCAGTCGCAGAATTGGTTCCAGGTGAATTCATACAGAATACCCGCAGCCAAATCGAAACGATAAGTATCCATCGCTTCACGGTAGGCTTTCACCGTCTGGTTGAATTCAGCCAGAATCCAGCGGTCAGCCAGTGACAGCACCATTTCGCCGCCGTGTTGGCCGCAATCCTGATCTTCGGTGTTCATCAACACGAAGCGGCTAGCGTTCCACAGCTTGTTACAGAAGTTACGATAACCTTCCAGACGCTTCATATCCCAGTTAATGTCGCGACCGGTTGAGGCCAGCGCCGCCAGGGTGAAACGCAGGGCGTCGGTACCGTGCGGCTCAATGCCGTTCGGGAATTGTTTTTCGGTACGCTTGCGGATTTTCTCAGCCAACTGCGGCTGCATCATGTTACCGGTGCGTTTTTCCAGTAATTCTTCCAGCGAGATACCGTCAACCATATCCAATGGATCGATAACGTTACCTTTGGACTTGGACATTTTCTGCCCTTCGTCATCGCGGATCAAACCTGTCATGTAGACGGTTTTGAACGGTACCTGCGGCTTGCCGTTTTCATCTTTCATAAAGTGCATGGTCAGCATGATCATGCGGGCAATCCAGAAGAAAATAATGTCGAAGCCGCTGACGATAACGCTGGTCGGATGGAAGGTTTTCAGCGCATCGGTCTGCTCTGGCCAACCCAGAGTAGAGAAGGTCCACAGACCGGAGGAGAACCAGGTATCCAGTACGTCTTCGTCCTGACGCAGAGCAACGTCTGCACCCAGATTGTTCTCGCGACGCACTTCCGCTTCATCGCGGCCTACGTACACTTTGCCAGCTTCGTCGTACCAGGCTGGAATGCGGTGACCCCACCACAGCTGACGGGAAATACACCAGTCCTGAATGTCACGCATCCAAGAGTAGTACATGTTTTCATACTGCTTAGGTACGAACTGGATATCGCCGTTTTCAACCGCTTCAATCGCGACTTTCGCCAGCGGAGCAGTACGGACATACCATTGGTCGGTCAGCATTGGCTCGATAACCACGCCGCCACGGTCGCCGTAAGGAACGGTCAGATCGTGAGGTTTGATTTCTTCCAGCAGACCCAGTTTGTCGAACTCGGCAACGACGGCTTTACGAGCGGCAAAGCGCTCCATGCCTTGGAACGGTTCTGGAATCGCACCGCTGTATACATCGGTGACTTCACCGTTGGTGTCGAATACTTCGGCTTCGCTACGGATATCACCGTCGAAAGTTAGAATATTGATCATCGGCAGGGCGTGACGTTTACCGACTTCATAGTCATTAAAGTCATGGGCTGGGGTGATTTTCACACAGCCGGTGCCTTTTTCCATATCGGCGTGTTCATCGCCGAGGATCGGAATGCGACGACCTACCAGCGGCAGGATCACTTCTTTACCAATCAGATCCTTGTAGCGCGGATCTTCTGGGTT carries:
- a CDS encoding valine--tRNA ligase yields the protein MEKTNNSLDKTYSPHEIEQPLYEHWEKQGYFKPNGDTSKESYCIMIPPPNVTGSLHMGHAFQQTIMDTLIRYQRMQGKNTLWQAGTDHAGIATQMVVERKIAAEEGKTRHDYGRDAFIDKIWQWKGESGGTITRQMRRLGNSVDWERERFTMDDGLSNAVKEVFVRLHKEDLIYRGKRLVNWDPKLRTAISDLEVENRESKGSMWHLRYPLADGAKTAEGKDYLVVATTRPETMFGDTGIAVNPEDPRYKDLIGKEVILPLVGRRIPILGDEHADMEKGTGCVKITPAHDFNDYEVGKRHALPMINILTFDGDIRSEAEVFDTNGEVTDVYSGAIPEPFQGMERFAARKAVVAEFDKLGLLEEIKPHDLTVPYGDRGGVVIEPMLTDQWYVRTAPLAKVAIEAVENGDIQFVPKQYENMYYSWMRDIQDWCISRQLWWGHRIPAWYDEAGKVYVGRDEAEVRRENNLGADVALRQDEDVLDTWFSSGLWTFSTLGWPEQTDALKTFHPTSVIVSGFDIIFFWIARMIMLTMHFMKDENGKPQVPFKTVYMTGLIRDDEGQKMSKSKGNVIDPLDMVDGISLEELLEKRTGNMMQPQLAEKIRKRTEKQFPNGIEPHGTDALRFTLAALASTGRDINWDMKRLEGYRNFCNKLWNASRFVLMNTEDQDCGQHGGEMVLSLADRWILAEFNQTVKAYREAMDTYRFDLAAGILYEFTWNQFCDWYLELTKPVMSNGSEAELRGTRNTLINVLEALLRLAHPIIPYITETIWQRVKTLKGITADTIMLQPFPEYDASQVDEKALSDLEWIKQTIIAVRNIRAEMNISPGKPLEVLLRGASAEAQRRVLENQSFIQSLARLSSITLLPEGDKGPLSVTKLVEGAEVLIPMAGLIDKAVELDRLAKEVAKLDVEIERIESKLGNEGFVARAPEAVVAKERERLAACAEAKVKLIEQQATIAAL
- a CDS encoding GNAT family N-acetyltransferase, which encodes MTTATPLRLLVRPIVAEDNLAIANVIRDVSAEFGLTADKGYTVSDPNLEHLHELYSQPRSAYWVIEVDGRIAGGGGVAPLSCGEADVCELQKMYFLPVLRGKGLAKQLALQALEFARQHDFSRCYLETTASLTSAVALYEKLGFEHIDGPMGATGHVDCEVTMLKML